The genome window GCTACTGGTAAGGGTGCAGGCGCTATTGCAGGCGGCTGGGACCGTATTGCCAACAAGAAATTTGCATGAAAAAAAGCCCGGCCTAATGGCCGGGCTTTTTTGTATCCCACTGTGTCGTAATTGACTCACAGAGAGCAGAGGGATAACTTGTTCGTCAGAAAGAAGAAACCCCAAGTGCGTCAACACTCGGGGTTTCGGATTCTCTTCCTGTGAAAGGCAGCAAGAGAAAAACAGTACATCTAGTCTAACGGCCCTTTTGGCCGCCTCGCAAGCCCTTTTTTGCTGCCTTTCTCAGTATCAGAATCCCTTTCGGCCGCCATCCTAGGCGAGTACGTGGTAAGAGGGATTGGACTTCAAGTTGTTGTTGCCCTCTCTACCGTGGCGGTCGGGCCAAACGGGGACACCTCACATATGGCCCAGCGTGCGACGCGCATCAACGGCTTGTCAGAGTCGCGATCTGGCAGCACTACCGATAGTGGGCAACGGGAACCATCGACGGCCACCACTTAAAAAACGGCGGGGCAGCCCAGTTACAAGGGGGCTAAAGGTAGTGCAGCAGCCCATAGATGTGTCTCTCCGGCGCGTGAGGGGGGCAGGAACCCTAGCGGGTTCTACCGATAGCGGAGAGCAAGGCGAACCGTCTCGAAACCGAAGCTGATTTAGGCTGAAGTGGAGGGAGGGCGAGCCTGTTTTGAAGCGCAGCGAAAAACAGGCTCGTTGGGTTGTTGGGTGCGCTTGCGCACACTTTTTGCGCCGCGTCAGCGGTGCTTTGCTTTTGCCTCTTTTCAATCTCAAAACTAAATCTTAATAGCCGAAGGCTTATTGTCTTTTCCCAGGTGCGCGTCGTGAGATGAACCGAAGGTTCACGAGCGCGTGTGCCCGACAACCCGAACGAAGTGGAGGGGCGGCAGTTTGGTTTTAGCCGCTAAAATACTTCAACATGCGTGGCCTCTTTTTTGCGGCACAATCATTCAATTCATTACAGCGTAATCACCCCGTCATTCGTTTTTCAATCTTTTCCCAATCATTTCCATTTGATCTTACCCAGACCACTCTGGAGTCGGACAAGATGTAACTTTGGAGTACCGCCGTACGTGGACGGTATCCAAAGTCGTCTTGGTCAGGGCAAGCCCCGACACCCTGAATGCTCTATTAGCCGTCGGCTAATTCTCTCCCTCTGAAGCCCATTTATTGGCGAGTACTTCATGCAAGGCTTCGGCATCATCGTGGAGCTTTTCACATGCGTTTGCAGCGTCGTCATCGTCTAGCTCATTGAGTTTGTCGAGTAGGATCAAGGTTTGGCTTTTGATGAACTTGGCTACGTTGAGAGCGCTTTTCTCTTTCTTGCCCATAGGAGGCTTCTCACGGCGTTTTTTCGTGTGAAGGGTATGGTAGGGCGTGTTTAGGTCAAATCGAAGCGTACAGACGGATTTAGGAAGCCCTACAAGGAAATAAAAGGCTAGGAACAGGTAGGTGTTGTATAGCGAACAAACGCGACCCTAAGAGGTCGCGTTTGTCATTGAGCCTTCGGTAACGTCAATGTGAAGCGAGTTCCTGATAGAACGCGGGGTTCTTCTGGATTGCCGAAAGTACCTTGGCCGCTAGCCCTGTGGGGTTGCGACGTTTGCTTTCCCAGCTTTTGATCGTATCAACGCTGGTTCCCATTGCCAGGGCAAACTCTGCTTGAGAGACCTTGATTTGAGCGCGGATAGCTTTCACATCGGCGACCTCGTAGCGGGTCACGCGTGTTGCTGCCTGGCGGCCTTTTTTGATCTCCACGGCTTCTTCAAGGGAGCTTTTCAGATCGTCAAAGATACTCATTAGGATTCTCCTTTGAGCTGCTGCATCAGCTGCTTGAGTGAGGCCTTTTCGGCCTGTGTCAGGCTTTCTTTCTCACTTTTGGCATAAGCCAAGACGAGATAGATTGTTTCAGCTGTCGAGAGGAAATAAATCACGCGGACACTGCCGCTTTTGCCTTGCCCTCGAGTAGCCATACGTACCTTACGAAGCCCTCCAGTGCCTTGAATCAGATCCCCCTTGGTAGGGTTCGCAATCAGATCATTTTGCAGGGCACGTAGCTCGTCGTCGGTCGCAATCTGGTGGATGCTGCGGGTAAACAGCGATGTTTCGATAAATTCGATGGCATGACCCACGCCGCGACTCCTAGGGAAAGGGATTGGCTTGGAGTTAAGTGTACTATGTACACTTTTTTATTGGCAATCTTGACTTTCCTCTCGTACGTAATGACGATTTTTTGTACATCGGCTTGCGATAACCTCTTTTTTCCAAAAATTCGTCATGTTCTCGACGGCAAGATGTGCAATGTAGGCCCATTGCCTCTGAGTTTTATTTTTGCTGTTTAATACTTGCCTTGATCGGTGATGCTGGTTAACAGGCCAAAAAAAACGCGACCAGAAGGTCGCGTTTTTTTTGGGGGCTCGTAAGGCGAGTGATCTGCAGCTTATGCCATCAGGCCTTTGGATCGCCCTCGGTGAGCATTTATGCGGCTGTAGATGGTCTGTGGACTCATTTCTAGGAACTTACCAATATCTTTGGCCGTATAACCTCTGTCATACAGATTCTGCATCAGATCATCTTGGTCTTTTCTGGGCAGTTGGCGAAACATTTCACATGTCATCGCTCCATGAATGCCTTTTCCAAATATCATGTTGTAGCTCCAATTTATGCAGATAAACTGCGGATAAACGTCCATTGACGATCAAAATCTTTGTCAGGATTCTATCCTGATATTACGCATCCAGCAATGGAATAAAGAGGTTTTTTAATAAAGAAATGAAAATAAAAATTTATATTTGTTTTTAACTTATTGTTTTTATTGTTTTTTTTGTATAAAATTTTTTATGTTTGATAGTGTTGTTTGTGGCTCAGAAAGCCTAAAAGCCGCTCATGATAAGGCGCGTAATCATGAGTTTCCGTCGGAAACTCATAAAGACTTCTTCAAAAAATCTGCTTTTTATGAAGTGAAAACACCGCAGGAAAGCGAGTCGTGTCTTGCTTCAAAAAAGCAGAATGGAAAACGAATCAAATACGGTATGCCTTTCGAAAAAAAGGCATTTTCTTTCCGGAAGCAATGTCGTGAAAAAAACGACAAGCACTCTGCCTCAAAAGCAGAAAAGAAAACGACAAGCACTTTGC of Zymobacter palmae contains these proteins:
- a CDS encoding Rop family plasmid primer RNA-binding protein, with protein sequence MGKKEKSALNVAKFIKSQTLILLDKLNELDDDDAANACEKLHDDAEALHEVLANKWASEGEN
- the nadS gene encoding NadS family protein; translation: MSIFDDLKSSLEEAVEIKKGRQAATRVTRYEVADVKAIRAQIKVSQAEFALAMGTSVDTIKSWESKRRNPTGLAAKVLSAIQKNPAFYQELASH
- a CDS encoding type II toxin-antitoxin system RelE/ParE family toxin, translated to MGHAIEFIETSLFTRSIHQIATDDELRALQNDLIANPTKGDLIQGTGGLRKVRMATRGQGKSGSVRVIYFLSTAETIYLVLAYAKSEKESLTQAEKASLKQLMQQLKGES